The Salmo trutta chromosome 22, fSalTru1.1, whole genome shotgun sequence genome contains the following window.
tttttttgAAAGTAACAGCTTAGCTTTATGTAACCTAACAAATCAGATGAACATGATTATTCCCTCTTTTTACATCTTTCCGGATTCAGTTCTATACTACCTAGGAATAGCAGCAATGACAAACTTACCCGACACCCTTGTTTTGGGGGGTGTACCCGACACACTTTATATAGTAGATCTACTGTCAGCAAGCTCTACTGTTTGAAATGCTGTTCAGTTGTACTGCATTTTGCTTTTTATTAAAGAAAGTGACATTCATTCACAAGCAGGCCTAGAACTAATGCAGATAAAATACGAGTTTCAGATTTTGTCCTTTTTTTGCAAGCCTGgagtcaatacaacacacaatcCACGCATGAAACATATGACTAAAATGCATTTAGTTTGTTTCATAGAAAGGAAGACGGCATCGGCGAGGAGGAGGACAGTTTACGGGGGGGTGTCTCTGGATACTACTGAGATGGCAGACTCACAGCCATAATATAGTAGAGCAAAATTATGTTGAAAATGTATGCTGGATTGCAAGATGATCAAATATTGTTGTTATTGTAACTACAGTAGTATTATTCTAATATAATTGTTacatattatcattattatcccACATCAAAACTTTGGTATGACTCAGTGAAGTATAAATTTGACAGTTTCATCAATTGAGGATGCTTTAATGACTGATCTATTTGTATGATTATTTCGCACTCATTCACTCTAGTAAAGACAGCCATTTGTCAACAACATAGAAGAGTTGACTCGTAAACATCACAAAGGTCTTAAGGGAGATTGTGGTTTCGATCGCTTACAATGAGTAATAATACATTCTCTAATTTGAATGGAAACTTGCCTGGATTGAGACCTTGGACTGAATATCAATTCAAAGACAAGAGGCAAAAGGCCATTCAGGTTTTTCTTTCCTAAATGAAACAGTTGACTAAATTGCGCTCAAACGGTCTCAAGGGTTAGCGTTTAATTTTACACACATTTTATTGCAAATTGTTccaatcacagacacacacacactacaaaccCATAAACTCTTTGTTGCATAAGCCTACGCTTGTGTgcattaaaggtagactcagcaaaatTACATTGCCACGAGCAGCATCGCAGATATTGCAATGAGTGAGATGCAAGACTTTGCTCCcacacagtatctgcgcatgGGTTCGGGTCAAGCTGTTTGAGCATGGTAGGTACGGGACCAAAACAGCAAACGTTTACCCTCGCTCTTTAATGCTCTTAGTTGTTGTGTATATTGGCCCTGGTTTACTTGTGCACCTACGTCATATCTACCTTTAAGTATTTACAAGCTGTGGGACAAAAACAGCCTTCGCCAAAACTgagcaaaacatatttttttaacctaTGTTATTGTACAGGACACAGTATGATTTCTATATTATCTAACCTCACTTGTGCAGTCTCTTGTATCCTATTTCAAGTCATAAGGAGCCAAGTATTGCCTCTGATATAACATGCACATTGTAATTCATTATTTCTCACAAAAATACAAAAGAAGATCATTGAAAGGGATGTAAAAGGTGAGCGATGCTGATATACTTCAGCTATGCTCTGGTTCCGTGGCTTCAGCCTCTTTCCATGCAAACTAGCATTAATCTTAACAGCTCTTAGTAAGTGTATTTGCAAGTACCTGAGAGCGGTAGTATGAGCAAAGACGTTTAGTGTAAATGGGCGTAGGGGGATGACAATGAGATTAATTAAACCATAAATAAATTGATTCCGAGAAAATCTACAACATTGACCCATCATATCTTCATAGATCGTTTCTTTATGCTTTTttaaaaaatctatttttttcaAATGGATCCCTTAGATAGATAATGCACATTAtttacatacacatttaaaccaaacatatacagtaccagtcaaaaatgccaagagtgtgcaaagctgtcatcaaggcaaagggtggctactttgaagaatctcaaatataaaatatatttggatttgtttaacacttttttggttactacatgattccatatttgttatttcatagttttgaagtcttcactattattctacaatgtagaaaatagtaaaaataaagaaaaacctggaataagtaggtgtgtccaaacttttgactggtactgtataaagaATGTCTGTTTCTTTTTACCTATCTATAATTTGTTTGTATTTTCCTTACTGTTTTTTATACGCGAAAAGCTTTACAAAGGAAAGCGGTACCAGTATACAAAACATAaggtacatacatttttttttttaaaggctgaTTGGACAAAAATTTGAGACTGGAATGATGTTATACCAGTGACTGATGCAATCCAATATATGTTTTCTTGTATTTCACACAGAGACAAAGTATTGACCTGTTTATGACAACACATACTTTAATATGGAATTCCATCCGTCTCTAACAAAGGCTTTTATCAGAAAACCATTAGTCTGAGAAAATAAGGGGAACAATGATGAAGATTTGGGGCAGACTCTGGATAGAGACCTTCCAGTTCATAATTTAAGACCACAGTAAGGACCCGAGTAAAGGAAGCAGAGGACACGAGAATCATGTGAGAAACAGAGTGAACATCACCTATTCACCCATATGGAGTGATTCATTGATTTGTGGGGAAGGGAGGGTTGTGAGGGGACCTGAGGATgagttgatggtgtgtgtgtgtgggggggcgcTCAGCTTTAGCATGCACAGTCCTGGTGGGGGGGTGCGGGCTGCTCAGTGAGCTGGGGCCCCTGTTTAGCCCCTGTAACTGCCGGGTCAGCGGCATCCAAGCTCTCAGACATCTTTTCGCAGATTATGTCCACCAGCCGCTCGAACGTCTGTTTCACATTGATGTTATCTTTGGCACTGGCCTCAAAGAACTCGAACCCTGGAACATGGTGTTATAATGGTGTTGGATTTAAATGTTTACCAAACTAGCCATACGTGATCAGTAATCTTGCCCGTTGGTTTCTGAAGCTATTGTGAGCAAACTTCGTGTTTTGTCATTCCTGTATGTCATGACATTTGGTGGTAGCTGGGGGATGTGTGTTCAACAGCCAATTCGGCACAATTCTTTTTATGTTTACTTATGATGCTGTTCCACCTCCTGATCGCATTTACTCTGGATAAGAACTTCTACCAAGCGATTGCAACCAAATTATACATGTTATTGTTGCTGACAACTCAGATGATAAAATCAAATCATCAGATAAGAAGCACCATTAACATCAGCAGTATCATTGAATTGTATAGCTCATGTAGTTATGGTGGGCACTGTGAGTTGGTGTTGTGTGACTTGAACTCACCCATGTGTTCAGAAAGCTGCCTGCCCCTGTCTCCTGCCACCACCCTCTCGTCCTCCATGTCACACTTGTTGCCTACTAGCAGGACCTGGGCGTTGTCCCACGAGTACGTCTTAATCTGTGTCGACCTATGGCAGCCATACAGACAGGTTCGGTATTGGaaaagtttacacacacacacacatccagtggTTTTGAGCAGGTGCTTGAGGTCAAAGAGACACAATGATGATCTGAGGATcgaaacattgtttcaataaacCACTCTTACTAAGAACATAGAGTGCAGTGTGCAGACTGCAGAGATATGGTCCACTGCAGAGCCATTGAAAGCTTAGGTGACATTTTCACTGCACTTATCCAACATTCAAGGGTCATCTAAAATGAGTTTGGAATAATGCAGCTTGCGATAAGATTAATGTTTATTTGGGGTTATTGTGAGTAATAGTATTTGGTTACACGCAAACTTCACCGGCCACATTATGTAAGCAAGCGttgaaaataaatgtacacatacatgttattcaataatttTACCCACGTGAACATGCGTCTGCTTAGCCAAACGTTAAAATAGAACTTGCAAGTCCCCTCCTTATTGGATATCAGGAAGATACAAACCCAAGTCCCCTCCTTATTGGATATCAGGAAGATACAAACCCACGTGGACGCTTTTTGTCTGGGGATTAATCGTCGTAGTAGAGAAACACACGATTTTGTCTGACTCCGGGTCAaaattatatactgaacaaaaatataaaactaaacatgtaaagtgttaaacctttgtttcatgagctgaaatataacatcccagaaatgttccatactcacaaaaagcttatttactTCTACTTTTGCGCACacattttgtttacatccctgttagtgagcatttcttctttgccacgataatccatccacctgacaggtgtggcatatcaagaagctgatttaacggcatgatcattacacacacaggtgcaccttgagctagggacaataaatggccactctaaaatatgcatcTGTGACAAcataatgtcacagatgtctcaagttttgagggaacgtgcaattggcatgttgattTCAGGAAAGTCCACCAGAGTTGTTTTCAGAACATTGAATGTTCATGtcactaccataagccgcctccaacgttgttttagagaatttggcagtgtgtccaactggcctcacaaccgcagaccacgtgtatccaCGCCAGCCCATTGCCTCCagatccagcttcttcacctgcgggatcatctgagaccagccacccggacagctgatgaaactgaggagtgtttctgtctgtagtaaagcccttttgtggggaaaaactaattctgattggctgggcccctgcccagtcatgtgaaatccacagattagggcctaatgaatttatttcaattgactgatttccttatatgaactgtgactcagtaaaattgttgcatgttgcggttatatttttgttcagtatacaaagAAGAAGCTAAAAAGTGGACCATATGCATGTCTGGTAAAATATCAACCCAATGTTCATCTTCCAGGACAAACTAGTTAGCAATAAACTAGCTAGcaacaaactagctagctaaatgtccatgaatgtttcatctGTGTTTTACCTGCCTcaaaattaatatagttggttcacaaTGGTGCACACAGATGCCAgtgtagtcagcatgttagtGTAATTTAATCAGTTAGTGTTTCTAATAGTGTTTTTGCATAGGATTGAGGACAGTGATTAGGAGTGGAAAATGCAACTTGGTGTCAACATGGTCCCTGTTACAATCCTGAATCTCAAACTAACTAGAACTATAcacgtaactgccaaaataaaggaaacaccaacatattGTCTTAATTgggcattgggccaccacaagccagaacagcttcaatgcaccttggcatagattctacaagtgtctggaactctattggagggatgtgacaccattcttccacgagaaattccattgtttggtgttttgttgatggtggtggaaaacgctgtctcaagcGCCACTCCAAactctcccataagtgttcagttgggttgagatctggtgactgagacggcctaGACATATGGCTTACATAttattttcatgctcatcaaactgttcagtgaccactcgtgccctgtggatgggggcattgtcatcaaATATGAGGGCATAGCCATTGTAGCCAAAACAatggccaaaataatggcctggcCAGCATTTTTataaatgaccctaagcatgatgggaggTTAATTGCTttattaactcaggaaccacacctgtgtggaagaaccgtctttcaatatactttgtatccctcatttactcaagtgtttcctttattttggtagttacctgtatatatatatagtgtatgtgtctCAAGTCTAATGGTCTTTATTTAGAAAAGGTCAACAAATTCTTATCACTTCTTAGGCCTTTCTGAAGAAAAGGTCAACAAACCTTTGGTGCCAATTGGACCTCCTCCAGTCAGGCCTGTACTGTATTAAGGAACACTGGTCTATGTGTGTCCACTGTTGTACTACTTTTTGCCATATGGTCACAGGACCACACCACATTCCTGAGCAATCACTTACCAGTCCTGCACAGCATTAAAGGACTCCTCATTGGTGATGTCATACATGAGGATGAAGCCCATGGCACCGCGGTAGTAAGCGGTGGTGATAGTCCTGTACCTCTCCTGCCCTGCCGTATCctagaatcacacacacacacacacacacacacacacacacacacacacacacacacacacacacacacacacacacacacacacccacggaGGTTGCATTAAAACGAGCACCACAGCCAAATTGACATTGACTGCGATCGTCCCACGCACACCAATAACGGCAGAACATTAAAACCCTCCGGTGATTTCAAACAGTCTACCCGCAGACTGC
Protein-coding sequences here:
- the LOC115158101 gene encoding ras-related protein Rab-3A, translated to MASATATYGQKESSDQNFDYMFKILIIGNSSVGKTSFLFRYADDSFTPAFVSTVGIDFKVKTIYRNDKRIKLQIWDTAGQERYRTITTAYYRGAMGFILMYDITNEESFNAVQDWSTQIKTYSWDNAQVLLVGNKCDMEDERVVAGDRGRQLSEHMGFEFFEASAKDNINVKQTFERLVDIICEKMSESLDAADPAVTGAKQGPQLTEQPAPPHQDCAC